From a region of the Panicum virgatum strain AP13 chromosome 2K, P.virgatum_v5, whole genome shotgun sequence genome:
- the LOC120695052 gene encoding uncharacterized protein LOC120695052: MSCTAGRAGRRGDAHAKAKGWARVVVEERRREAERVARGIDAWGWRRGGGTGAVPHAQGDRAVAVERHGRASRRPGRSRDIEAKVEGWRGRRLGDGASGLRRRCDGSSIGRRSNKKGKKGLGIIPQPKLIYYTVHRPQCVWERKNKVGYGRLEATALSVGKSVLNGALSYAKSTIAQEVALQLGVQHDQAFIKDELEMMLAFLMAAHEERDEHKVVKTWVKQVRDVSYDVEDCLQDLAVRLGKPSRWSLLRTLIDRHKVATRMKELRAKVEDVSQRNIRYRLIKGTIGPKPAISVGPSSTSDATMFGIEEARRQKDKAKVDLSQLINDGNENLIVIAVWGTGGFLGQTVVIKGEYDNLKRSKKFELYAWIRIVHPFNPLEFLHCIMRQFYGTSFEQVKKTQQKANIGAQVIKKMGAMKQDELLDAFTEHVSEKNYLIMLDDLSTIDEWDAIKEYFPNNKKGSRIIISTEHGEVASLCAGQESVVSELKQSSVDQSIFASYNKVLQSQTTLMKLGSSSSVVIHGANNIAMPTDQILENQLVGNNVKMVRKSLTRIGTISCALMESQLVGREKEKSDLINLISKQNDQQCKVISVWGMGGLGKTTLVKEVYQNQELSGLFEKRACVTIMHPFVLEEVLESLFMQLDAESSKRKGNVDFGAGTRNAKEELGYEHNTN, encoded by the exons ATGTCGTGCACGGCGGGGCGGGCAGGGCGGCGTGGGGATGCACATGCCAAAGCGAAGGGATGGGCCAGAGTTGTGGTGGAGGAGCGACGACGTGAGGCGGAGCGGGTCGCGCGCGGCATCGATGCTTGGGGCTGGCGTCGAGGCGGGGGCACCGGCGCGGTGCCACACGCGCAGGGGGACAGGGCGGTGGCGGTCGAGAGGCACGGAAGGGCATCTAGGCGGCCAGGCAGGTCGCGCGACATCGAGGCCAAGGTGGAGGgatggagggggcggcggctcgGAGACGGCGCGTCGGGGCTAAGAAGACGGTGCGACGGAAGCTCGATCGGGAGAAGAAGCaacaagaaggggaagaagggcctGGGGATTATACCCCAGCCTAAG CTGATCTATTACACTGTTCACAGACCCCAGTGCGTTTGGGAGAGAAAAAATAAGGTTGGCTATGGAAGGCTGGAAGCGACGGCGTTGAGCGTGGGCAAGTCCGTGCTGAATGGAGCGCTTAGCTACGCAAAGTCCACCATCGCGCAGGAGGTGGCTTTGCAGCTGGGCGTCCAGCATGATCAGGCTTTTATCAAGGATGAGCTCGAGATGATGCTCGCTTTCCTAATGGCTGCGCATGAGGAGCGAGATGAGCACAAGGTGGTCAAGACCTGGGTCAAGCAGGTCCGCGATGTGTCCTATGATGTTGAAGACTGCCTTCAAGATCTAGCCGTTCGACTTGGGAAGCCGTCTCGGTGGTCCTTACTCCGGACGCTGATTGATCGGCACAAAGTGGCCACACGGATGAAGGAACTCAGGGCCAAGGTTGAGGATGTCAGCCAGAGGAACATACGATACCGTCTCATCAAGGGCACTATTGGCCCCAAGCCTGCAATTAGTGTTGGGCCATCAAGCACTTCTGATGCAACAATGTTTGGCATTGAGGAAGCAAGGAGGCAGAAGGACAAAGCAAAAGTCGACCTCTCCCAACTGATCAACGATGGTAACGAGAATCTTATAGTGATAGCCGTGTGGGGAACAGGTGGTTTTCTTGGTCAGACAGTCGTCATCAAAGGAGAGTATGACAATCTAAAGAGAAGCAAGAAGTTCGAACTCTACGCTTGGATCAGGATTGTGCATCCTTTCAATCCACTGGAGTTCCTGCATTGCATTATGAGGCAGTTCTATGGAACTTCTTTTGAACAAGTGAAGAAGACGCAACAAAAGGCAAACATCGGAGCTCAAGTTATTAAGAAGATGGGAGCCATGAAGCAAGATGAGTTGCTTGATGCATTTACTGAGCATGTGAGTGAGAAGAACTATCTGATTATGCTTGATGACCTGTCCACCATAGACGAGTGGGATGCGATTAAGGAATATTTTCCAAATAACAAGAAAGGAAGCCGAATCATCATATCCACAGAGCACGGAGAAGTTGCAAGCCTATGTGCTGGCCAAGAAAGTGTAGTGTCAGAGCTCAAGCAATCATCTGTTGATCAGAGTATTTTTGCTTCCTACAATAAG GTTCTTCAAAGTCAAACCACATTAATGAAGCTAGGCTCTAGCTCAAGTGTAGTCATACATGGTGCTAACAACATTGCAATGCCGACAGATCAGATTCTTGAGAATCAATTGGTAGGCAACAATGTGAAGATGGTTAGAAAGAGCCTTACTCGTATTGGGACAATCTCATGTGCTTTGATGGAATCTCAACTTGTGGGCCGTGAGAAAGAGAAATCTGATCTTATCAATCTAATTTCAAAACAAAACGACCAGCAATGTAAAGTGATCTCAGTTTGGGGAATGGGAGGTCTTGGAAAAACAACACTAGTCAAAGAGGTCTACCAAAACCAAGAGCTAAGTGGTTTGTTTGAGAAGCGTGCTTGCGTCACAATCATGCACCCATTTGTTCTTGAAGAGGTCCTTGAGAGCTTATTTATGCAGCTAGATGCAGAATCCTCTAAAAGGAAAGGAAATGTTGATTTTGGGGCAGGCACTAGAAATGCAAAGGAAGAGTTGG GTTATGAGCACAACACTAACTAA